The Fragaria vesca subsp. vesca linkage group LG2, FraVesHawaii_1.0, whole genome shotgun sequence genome includes a window with the following:
- the LOC101310477 gene encoding uncharacterized protein LOC101310477, producing the protein METSTTQNGSSGIMWFFRDKGFDDKSISEMFKKCKRLENMNRESASENWAYLESIGIQERKLPSVVSKCPKILTLGLHEKLVPTVECLATLGTKPREVASAIAKFPHILSHSVEEKLCPLLAFFEALGVPQKQLGKMILLNPRLISYSIDTKLKDIVDFLADLGLARDGMIGKVLVKNPFIMGYSVDKRLRPTAEFLKSFGLTEQGIQTVAIHFPEVLCRDVDKILRPNFDFLKRSGFEDGQIAALVTGYPPILIKSIHNSLEPRIKFLVEVMGRRIDEVTDYPDFFRHGLKKKVERRHKLLKQKTTTDCSLSEMLDCNQKKFLLKFGLA; encoded by the coding sequence ATGGAAACTAGCACCACTCAGAATGGTAGTAGTGGTATCATGTGGTTCTTCAGGGATAAGGGGTTTGATGATAAGAGTATTAGTGAAATGTTCAAGAAATGTAAGCGGCTTGAGAATATGAATAGGGAGAGTGCCTCTGAGAATTGGGCTTATTTGGAGAGTATTGGGATTCAGGAGAGGAAGCTACCTTCTGTTGTGTCAAAGTGCCCCAAGATACTTACTTTAGGCCTCCATGAGAAGCTTGTTCCTACTGTTGAGTGTCTCGCCACGCTTGGTACCAAACCGCGTGAAGTTGCGTCCGCCATTGCCAAATTCCCTCACATTCTGTCGCATAGTGTGGAAGAGAAGCTATGTCCACTGTTGGCCTTCTTTGAGGCGTTGGGTGTTCCTCAGAAGCAACTAGGTAAAATGATTTTGCTCAATCCTAGGCTCATCAGTTACAGTATTGACACAAAGCTGAAGGACATTGTGGACTTTCTTGCTGATCTTGGCCTTGCCAGAGACGGGATGATTGGCAAAGTACTGGTGAAGAACCCATTTATCATGGGTTACAGTGTTGATAAAAGACTGCGGCCTACTGCAGAGTTTTTGAAATCCTTTGGTCTCACAGAGCAGGGTATTCAGACAGTGGCAATACACTTTCCAGAAGTTCTGTGTAGAGATGTGGACAAGATTTTGAGACCCAATTTTGATTTTTTAAAAAGATCTGGATTTGAAGATGGGCAGATAGCAGCTCTAGTGACTGGTTATCCACCAATTTTGATCAAGAGCATCCACAATTCCTTAGAACCCAGAATCAAGTTTTTGGTAGAGGTAATGGGGAGACGAATTGATGAAGTCACTGACTATCCTGACTTCTTTCGCCACGGTTTGAAGAAAAAAGTGGAGCGGCGACACAAACTTTTGAAACAGAAGACGACGACAGATTGCAGCTTAAGTGAAATGCTGGACTGTAATCAAAAGAAGTTCCTCTTGAAGTTTGGTTTGGCTTGA
- the LOC101310763 gene encoding pentatricopeptide repeat-containing protein At4g38150-like, which yields MPSFHARVPKHIFSTVSNSLGHSKLRRFSSGTDRGREMEAPAKQPPEPIPNRPLRGQRASNPQPNLERRRESPPNLERRRENPNPPLQDSSFLEKLKMGLEKSKREKPQEAAEPPPPQPQPTEEANEIFKKMKETGLIPNAVAMLDGLCKDGLVQEAMKLFGSMREKGTIPEVVIYTAVVEGFCKGRKPEDAKRVFRKMQSNGIVPNAFSYNVMVQGLCRCEKMKDAAEFCGEMLEAGHSPNVTTFVGLVDGVCKENGVEGGESVIGKLKQRGYVVNEKAVREFLDKRASFSPMVWEAIFGKNHSKKLF from the coding sequence ATGCCATCGTTTCATGCCCGGGTTCCGAAGCACATCTTCTCCACAGTTTCTAACTCTCTTGGCCACTCAAAACTACGTCGTTTTAGCTCCGGAACTGATCGCGGCCGTGAAATGGAGGCTCCGGCGAAACAACCGCCGGAGCCGATACCCAATAGGCCGTTAAGAGGCCAGAGAGCGTCGAATCCCCAACCCAATTTAGAAAGAAGGAGAGAGAGCCCTCCCAATTTGGAGAGGAGGAGGGAGAACCCTAATCCGCCATTGCAGGACAGCAGTTTTCTTGAGAAGCTGAAAATGGGTCTTGAGAAGTCGAAGAGAGAGAAGCCACAGGAAGCGGCGGAGCCACCGCCGCCGCAGCCGCAGCCGACGGAGGAGGCCAATGAGATATTCAAGAAGATGAAGGAGACGGGTCTGATTCCCAATGCGGTGGCAATGCTTGATGGGCTCTGTAAAGATGGGCTGGTCCAGGAGGCAATGAAGCTTTTCGGGTCGATGCGCGAAAAGGGGACTATTCCTGAGGTGGTGATATACACTGCTGTGGTGGAGGGATTCTGCAAAGGCCGGAAGCCCGAAGATGCTAAGAGGGTTTTCAGGAAGATGCAGAGCAATGGGATTGTTCCGAATGCGTTTAGTTACAATGTGATGGTGCAGGGGCTGTGTAGGTGTGAGAAGATGAAGGATGCTGCTGAGTTCTGTGGGGAAATGTTGGAAGCGGGTCACTCGCCGAATGTGACTACTTTTGTGGGGTTGGTTGATGGGGTGTGCAAGGAAAATGGGGTGGAAGGAGGTGAGAGTGTGATTGGGAAGTTGAAGCAGAGGGGATATGTGGTTAATGAGAAGGCTGTTAGGGAGTTTTTGGATAAAAGGGCATCGTTTTCGCCAATGGTTTGGGAAGCTATCTTTGGGAAGAACCATTCAAAGAAACTTTTTTGA
- the LOC101314154 gene encoding probable L-type lectin-domain containing receptor kinase S.5-like produces the protein MAFPHHRLFITYLVYTFAIIFVASAADPRHFPFTSFNEKTDQNLFHFGSPAPYSSIDNGALQLTPDSENAAVSYLNKAGRIMYHKPYRLWSSDNEADDEVASFNSTFLMNIYRENDWIAGEGFAFLIASDWIIPENSYGQWLGLTNATTDGNAANHMVAIEFDTRKQDFDPDDNHIGLNINSAISSKTVSLEPFDIEISPEGGTNYTVWVQYNGSTKVLEVYMAKRILTIPAVRPETPLMRETINLKRYLKQDSYFGFSGSTGSPAKQLNCVLEWNLEVQEFKNRKNMTLLKVGVPALVVLVLFGIIVGVLFVKKRKRTSLEESLVLGTLKRLPGMPREFKYKELKDATNNFHASMILGKGGFGIVYRGTLRDFDAAYGIDTSAEIAVKQFSRDNIKGKDDFMAELTIIHRLRHKNLVRLVGWCYEKGKLLLVYDFMPNGSVDRHLYEASNQNTLSWEHRCKILAGVASALHYLQNEYDQKVVHRDLKASNILLDSEFNARLGDFGLARALEQERNSYAELGLAGVAGTLGYVAPECFHTRKATPESDVFGFGAVVLEIVCGKSPGIQITHGQHQFSLVDWVWMLHREGCIEEAVDERLNSNYELDEAKKLLLLGLACSHPIASERPQTQAICQIISGTMSVPSVPPFKPVFTWPSMDTAYSSTDSTVSNITLSRITLTLP, from the exons ATGGCTTTTCCTCATCATAGATTATTCATCACCTACTTAGTTTATACCTTCGCCATTATCTTTGTAGCATCAGCTGCTGATCCTAGGCATTTCCCCTTTACCTCATTCAATGAAAAAACCGACCAAAATCTATTCCATTTCGGTTCGCCGGCGCCTTATTCTTCCATCGATAATGGGGCACTTCAGTTAACCCCAGACTCTGAGAATGCAGCCGTCAGCTATCTTAACAAGGCCGGCAGGATCATGTATCACAAACCTTATAGACTCTGGTCATCTGACAATGAAGCCGATGATGAAGTTGCCTCTTTCAACTCAACTTTCCTCATGAACATCTACCGTGAAAATGACTGGATTGCTGGTGAGGGGTTTGCTTTTCTTATTGCCTCGGATTGGATCATTCCTGAAAACAGTTATGGGCAGTGGCTTGGCCTCACCAATGCCACCACCGATGGCAATGCTGCAAACCACATGGTTGCCATAGAATTCGACACAAGAAAGCAAGATTTCGACCCCGACGACAACCATATAGGCCTCAACATCAACTCTGCAATATCAAGTAAGACTGTTTCACTTGAGCCTTTCGATATTGAGATATCGCCGGAAGGAGGCACCAACTACACCGTGTGGGTGCAATACAATGGCAGTACCAAAGTCCTTGAAGTCTACATGGCTAAGCGCATCTTAACCATCCCAGCAGTAAGGCCCGAGACACCACTTATGAGGGAGACAATAAACTTGAAACGTTATCTAAAACAAGACTCCTACTTTGGATTTTCTGGTTCCACTGGTAGCCCGGCAAAACAGCTAAACTGTGTGCTGGAATGGAATCTAGAGGTTCAAGAATTCAAGAACAGAAAGAACATGACTTTGTTGAAGGTCGGTGTGCCAGCATTGGTTGTGTTAGTACTATTTGGTATTATTGTGGGAGTTCTCTTTGTGAAGAAGAGGAAAAGAACCAGTCTTGAAGAGTCCCTTGTGCTTGGGACACTAAAAAGATTGCCAGGGATGCCGAGGGAGTTCAAGTACAAAGAGCTCAAGGATGCAACTAATAATTTCCATGCCAGTATGATCCTGGGAAAAGGTGGATTTGGCATTGTTTACAGAGGGACTCTGCGTGATTTTGATGCTGCATATGGTATTGATACCTCTGCAGAAATTGCTGTCAAGCAATTCTCAAGAGACAACATCAAAGGCAAAGATGATTTCATGGCAGAACTGACCATTATTCACCGCCTTCGCCACAAAAATCTGGTCCGGTTAGTAG GATGGTGCTATGAGAAAGGAAAGCTTCTTTTAGTGTATGATTTCATGCCAAACGGTAGTGTCGATAGGCACCTATATGAAGCTTCAAACCAGAATACACTCAGTTGGGAGCATAGATGCAAGATCCTAGCTGGTGTGGCATCAGCATTGCATTACCTGCAAAATGAGTATGACCAAAAAGTGGTGCACCGCGACCTCAAAGCTAGTAACATATTGCTCGACTCTGAGTTCAATGCTCGCCTTGGAGACTTCGGCCTTGCCCGAGCCTTGGAACAAGAGAGGAACTCATATGCTGAACTAGGGCTAGCAGGCGTCGCAGGTACCCTAGGCTATGTTGCTCCTGAGTGCTTCCATACAAGGAAGGCTACTCCAGAATCTGATGTTTTTGGTTTTGGGGCAGTTGTGCTTGAGATTGTGTGTGGGAAAAGTCCTGGGATTCAGATTACTCATGGACAACACCAATTTTCTTTGGTTGATTGGGTGTGGATGTTGCATCGAGAAGGATGTATTGAGGAAGCTGTAGATGAGCGACTGAACAGTAATTATGAGTTGGATGAAGCAAAGAAGCTTTTGCTTCTCGGGTTGGCATGTTCACATCCTATTGCCAGTGAGCGGCCTCAAACACAAGCCATATGCCAGATTATATCTGGAACCATGTCGGTCCCTAGTGTGCCTCCATTCAAACCAGTTTTCACATGGCCTTCCATGGATACTGCATACAGCAGCACCGACAGTACAGTTTCTAACATCACTCTTTCTAGGATCACACTAACACTTCCCTAG